TGAAGTTGTGAGTCTATAACAGAGACCTTAGAAATAAAAGCCTGATGTTGCAAGTTTGATAGATTTGtacaaaaaagatttattgttGATTCAACTATTTGCTGaattttagcaaattttaatggTCAGAAGACGCCTAATCGCgttcttcaatttttacaagCCTGCGAAGAAAAGAGACAAAATAATCCAAATGCTCTCTTCGTCATTCCGCACTCGAGGAATCCATAGTCACTCTAGAGGAAATAGCGCACATATTTGAAAAccacaaatatatgtatgttttacGCCAATGTCGCCAAATGGTGTGGAGCCCAGAATATTCACGTTGGCGACATTGTTCCACGCTTTAATCAACCTAACCTTATTGATACTTTGTTTGCAATCAAAAGAGGAGCACGTGTTCgcagtaatattttttgtttattactttTGTTTATTAGTAGAGACTATTATCTGTTTCAACAtggttaatattaattttagtataattaattaatgctagtgattaattataactttccAATATGTTAGATATGATTCCACCACCTCCACCTGAGATGAATCCCATCTTGGATGAAGAAATGATCTTAGGAGAAGAAGATGTAGACGAGATTATTGATATGGGAGATATCGAGAAAGTGGATTCATCATCAGAAGATGAAAGTGGCACATTTTCTGGTCATGACATTTTGGAGAATGATTTGCCAAGAGATGATGCAATGCGTGTTTATTGTCCTTATAAACCTGAGGAAGATATCAGTATATATTTGCTATCAATTTAACTTctgaataaaacatattaaatgatattacTCTTTGCAATGCTTACGtgataatgatatataaattaatttcagaacattcaatattttcatgttCGTTGAGTAAGAACGGTGAACTGGCAGTAATTGGAGATGAGAATGACAGGGCTTATGTTTTTAACATCATTACGGGTGAGATAATTATAGATTGTGGTTTGGATCACAAGGATAGCGTTATATTCactgaatttaattataatgataagtACGTTGCTACTGCTGACATGAGTGGCGTGATTCAATTGTGGCAGATAAGCAACAAAAGTTGTATCTGGTCTACCAACTTATATGATGACATCACGGTGAGCAATTTTACTTAATAAGAagtttatgttttttacatatatccAACTGTGGGgtagtttataattaattttttgttttatgttttagTGGGTTAAGTGGCATCATTCTGCTAATGTCTTGCTAGTAAGCGTAGCATCAGGAGAGAttcacattttgaaaatagGTAATATTGAAGCTCACAAAATCATCCCACGAGGATACGGGAATGGTGATGTGCCATTCGCTGGTGTAATTCTTGCAGAtggtatgaaataaatttattcttaaaatttctcttaaaagaaaaacattacatATAAACTAAATCTTACAGGAAAACGTGCTGCACTAGGATATCGTAATGGCACAATTTGTGTAATAGATTTAAAGGTGAATAAAGTATTGTCTACTACACCTGGTGATCCAACAGGATTACATGGGCATTCGGATACTATCATTGCTCTTGACTGTCACACGGATGATAATTTGTTGATTTCAATATCGCAAGGCGGCAAGACTATGCTAAGCACAGCGCATAATGGAAAggtaagtaaaatttttataaatttgtttggcaatacaatatagaaaaaaaaatgatatacttGTTTCATATTGCTAATGTATATCGCCTGTGTAGATAGATTTTTAACAAAGTTATTGAATaaacatttcatattttttctttaatgatttaaatagtaagttaaatagtaataatagactattcttcaaatattttatcgattttattaattgaaataaatttactaatatactatttactaaaattttaatatacttaaatacTTTTCAGATTATTTCTATACTTCAAGATTTGAATTCTAACAAAACGGAGATTAGTGAAGCGGGTGATTCAGATAGCGAACGTAGGTTTAGCCTAGAAGCCGCGGCTTTTTGTAAAGATCCCACTTTTCCTGTGGCTGCAACTGGAATAATCGATTACGAAGATTCCGATAAGGGTAGAATTTACATATGGGATGTTTCTAGACAagtaatattctttatatctcTATACGTTTTcctttttatgaaataattctaaGTCGAAATTTTTGGTAGGTTCTTAGGCacgaaataaaacaagaagCAGGTGTTACAAGATTGGTTTGGACCAAcacatcgatattttttactgGAGGATTAGATGGCATATTAAGATGTTTTGATGCAAAAGCAGGTTGCCATCTTAGATCATTTTTAGGCCACACGAATACTATACTcgatttacatatttcttggTGAGTCATTAGcaatcaatattttgtattgattaattacagaagaaaacaatttatgaAACGCTTCCTTTTGTaaagaacatttttaacaaaaaatctgAAGTAAATATTCATGCATCAGCTTCTATTGTATTTGTGTTAAACAATCAAAATTAGcaatactttttcttgaagttgaatagttataaaattatcaagacctgaaaaaaataattgagtcataatttaaattggcgatattcatttataaatagCATATTAATGACCAGAATAATTTACGGTTCTCAATAATCTCATGCTACATattcaatcaaaattatttaaatgccTTAAAAGTTTgattccaaaaattattttatgtttgcaaTATACTAATGTTTGATACATATTTTCCAGCGAAGGAAAAAAAGTAGTGACGAGTTCTGACGATGGTACTGCCAGAATCTTCGATATTTCGtccttatattaatataatgctattaatataatagatgtaagatatgtgtataaatgcacatgtaaatatcaatatggaaattgttttattatgtacatataaaatacgcTTCTTTATGAAGGGATCTTTATGAAcacaatcataaaatttttgtgtaacaACTTCTTGGTAGTTTGTTTTTGTACCAATCCGTTTCAAGCTTGTATCGCTTGCATCTCCACTTAAAATGCGTTGGTGCATTTTCCTCGCCGTTTTCGAAGTCGAAGAAAGTGCTGAATTCTATAGCCAGATTGGATCTCACCAAGCCGATTCCCCCTGCCTTTTCAGGTGCAGGATGATAGACTCTTCCTGtgttaatattcataaataatttttctggcTCAAATGGCacctataaaaaatttcatactatttaaaattttcgaacATCTggattatttgattttattatcctgtgattaattttgtgaaattacCATCAACAAATCATCTGCATGTGCATAACTGAACCAATCTTTCTCTGTACTAGTTTCTGCATTATGTCTCTGAATCACTTTTGTAAACACTAACGGCAGGTCGTCGcatcttatataatttctctctACACCACAAATCGACAAGAATGGAAAATCATCCATGTAACGGCCAGTggtatttttctttaagtgTTTAAAGAAGAATGCCAAGAACTTTTTATCTGAAACagcacaaataatataaataataatgcttttctaatttcttaatcaaaatattattttataccttTAAAGCATGAAGTAAAGTTTCTTATGCGAACATCATCCAGGAAcaactgtaaaaaaatcacatacaaatatatagtaaaattatattaactgCTTATGCAGTTGTACGTAGTCAATTCAAAATGTAATTCAATATCTTCATGGCGCATTAAATGTAcagtaaaatgaaaaataccaTGCCTTGATGATCGATGTAATAAAAGTACTCTCGCACACGAGGCTGAGGAGATTGGCCTTGAATATATGTTACATAGTTTCTCCTGAGAGTTTTGTGCAAATGACACTTTTGGCTTGCTATAAAGCCAAAACGTATACCAAATATTGATGTCATATTAACAAGTATGAATTTAACAATAAcctaaaaagaattatatataaagataattaattataacaaattattttataccaggtcttataaattattacttacaatTTATATCACAGCTCAATATTTTGCTATATTGGGTAACTGTCAACTACACGTCAATCATATTCTTTgacttataataatatacccttcaaacatttttctttaatgttgattttttaaaaatattactagtTGACGTCGTGTTTTTGTTGatcgtataaattataatcttcatttcattttattttatcctttGCGAAACAGCAAGGTCGCTAGTTAATCGGAAACTTTGAGACGGAGACAGATGTACCCGTCCAGTATATAGCTATCTCTTTTCCAGATTGCTAAAAATTTCTTGTCATGCTATTTCCTTCAAtctataataacaatttcattCTTATCCGCTATCAATAACGCAACTGCTGCCATCTTTTGAGAAAATCTTGCAAACATCTCATCGTTTTTCAACGTCACTTTTCTACCCACATGCGTGTGAGTAGACAGAAGGAGAAGGACGGAGCGAGAGGTTCTCGAGATGAGATACGGCGGCAACGAGGAGGAGGTGGCACGAGCAGTTTCCTGAGTGAGAGAGGCGATCGTTTTCCGCGCTCGCGAAAAGCGTCACCTTTTTCTTTCACGTTCACCCGAAGAGGGGACGACGCGACGTGACGCGACGCCACGCGCCGCGGTGCCCGGTCGCGAAAAGAAGGACACCACGGAGCAGAAGATAAAAGGaggctgttgctgctgttgctgttgctaTTGGTAAACATGTTACGTTCGCGCGGCGACAGCAGCGAGAGGAGATCGTACGCCGTGCGCCAACCGAAATCCCGAACTTTCGTCGCTGCCAAATAAGTCTGCGCGCAGCACGAACATGGCCTCGTCGACGAGAAGATCCTGGAAACTCCGTAAGATCATCGTCCACGGGGATACGAATGTCccgacacgcgcgcgcgcatactCGTCCTTGCTTCCTCCGCGAGAATTCCACTTTTCGTTCTTCCCGCGGACGAACAGTTTCTGTTTACAAGCCCGTTCAACTGCTGCCTTCGCGGTTTCTTCCAATTATGGTTATAACTGGCCTGTCAAGGATTTGTCCCGCGGCGAGAATGTGAAGCCGTTTCTCGGCACGGAGACAGGCAGAAATCGACGTTGAATTGTAACGGTGTCGATTCTCTACGGACAATTTctctgtttttattaatagtggaTGATTCTTgtttctttacaaaatatattaactttacCCTTTTAAATCATAGCGAGGAAGAACTtgtatagataatataaattgttgttaaaaatgattgtatttttttcaatttctcaaTTATGAATTTGAATAGACAATCTGATAAACTAATAAACTATTTACAAGTTGTCCTATTTTGACATTTTCCAATTATGACTATAGCTTATTTGTTAATGATTTCTTCTATATCAGAATGAGAAATCGTTTCTTAGAAGGCAAGTTAATATTGTACTGATTCTCTGTGGACAGAAAAGTGatcataatatttcaataaacaatagataattcttatttatcattatcaaACAACTTAATTCTCATCTTTTTAGATAGTAATACAAAAGTCCAAGATTACATGAACTTGTTCACAAATAAGTTGACATTTATTGGTAAAAATCAGCTATAGCTATAAAACTGTCTTTTACGTATCACTAATCAGTATGCttgcatataaaatagatgtgacatgttatatttatatctttctttttttttgcacagaGGAATTTGTCGCCCATACGCCAAATGTCAATTGCTTGGCATTAGGCCACAAGTCCGGTCGTGTCCTGGTAACTGGTGGCGAGGACAAAAAAGTAAACCTATGGGCCGTTGGAAagcaaaattgtattatgGCAAGTATTGCATTAATAGTTTTGTTatcattgataaatttattaaaataattcactaCTGAATTAATTGCTCGACACACACGCTACTTAATTTGAAGAAACATTGTATAACAATAATGATATATGCATTTCCTTGTAGAGCTTGAGTGGCCACACCACTTCCATAGAATGTGTACGCTTTGGTCAAACGGAAGATCTGGTATGCGCCGGCTCACAGACGGGTGCGTTGAAGATTTGGGACCTCGAACATGCGAAATTGGCGCGCACGCTGACAGGACACAAATCCGGAATACGTTGCATGGACTTCCATCCTTATGGAGAATTATTGGCATCCGGAAGCTTGGACACGGCAATCAAATTGTGGGATATCCGGAGGAAAGGCTGTATTTTTACCTATAAGGGGCACAATAGAACTGTGAATAGTCTAAAATTCAGTCCTGATGGACAGTGGATCGCCAGCGCGGGGGAGGAAGGAATGGTCAAggtaaattagattttttttttggttattttaaagcaaaagaaaatattacctttctattatttctttagtCATTCGCGTTTAATGATGGGTTTTTATCCTCTTTTTGCACTTTGCGACATTTCTGTTCTCATCTATATCGCACCTCGCATAATACTTCGTATTGTTTACATGCGTGAGAagagaaatattgatgtttGTGTTACTTTCAAATCAGCTGTGGGACCTAAAGGCCGGTAGACAACTAAGGGAATTTTCAGAACACAGAGGGCCGGCCATGACCGTCGAGTTCCATCCGCATGAATTTCTGTTAGCTAGCGGCAGCGCCGACAGAACAGTCCACTTCTGGGACTTGGAGTCGTTTCAGCTCGTATCTTCCACGGAGCAGAATTCTTCGGCCATTAGGTAAGCCAGGACGACAACAATtttacgaatatatatatatgttcgaTTGTCATCTTAACTTTCTTATCGTTTCAGATGCTTGTATTTTAGTCAAGGCGGGGAATGCCTGTTCGCCGGTAGTCACGACGTCCTAAAGGTTTATGGCTGGGAGCCGGGCAGAATTCTAGACACGATACCGACCGGCTGGGGAAAAGTTCAGGACATTGCCGTAGCTCAAAATCAATTGGTAAAGCAGGAGacgcataaaattttcaatatacgTTCAGTATACGACCTCTACTGAGACATAAACTCGTTTCAGATCGGCGCGAGTTTTCACACTGCGAATGTCGTTTTGTATGTGTGCGACTTGAAAAAGATCGCGCCGCTGGGAGGAATATCCGCCGTTAGTTCGCCGTTCAGTCACGGGAATTCCCTGAGGAAGAGCTTCTCGAGGGAGCGACCGATCGGATTGAAGAAGCACACGTGGGTTTTGCGAAATTCGAGTTTAACGCCCAGATTCGGGTGTTTCGGTGGCCGTAATATTTTATGCGCTTGTAGATTGGAGGTGCGAACGATAGAAGAGGCGGACAAATCCGGCACGGATCCGGAGGACGAGGCCACTTTCGCGGACATACCGAACGTGACGGACTACAGGGATATTTTTCAGCCGAGCAGGGCGTGTAAGTGCCTCGCTACATCCGTCTTGTAATGTCTCATTGTTctgcaacaaaaatttttcccCTTCCGCTCTAACAACTAATCCAGTCCTTCGCGATCACTAACGAACACACCGATTAAatacacaaacacacacacacgacaCTTCCAAATGCGAATGCAAGTGTTGTATATAGTTTGTGAATGAGCATGCCGCGCATGATATGTTTCAGTGTCTCGCACACCACCTCCCGAATCCCTCGAGGCTTTCCAGGAGCCTCACGACATAGGTGAGTTGCGTGCAATAACCTTCGCACAGTTCGCAATTTACTAAATTGCGACGCACGTTCCAGTTGAAcgaagttttataatatttcgatCTTTTGCGAGTGTGCCAAtcgttaatataatttaagagaTTCGCTGTAATGAAATTTGAGCATGACGTATGCTAAAACttcaaaagttaaataatataaaagtatttttctaaataaattaattatattaaatttgttagccagaaataaatttcttccaACTTTGAATAATCATTGATATTTTGCTTttgaagtttttattaattcaaggGGAGCAAGCATTCTGTTCACAACACCGTTAATCTATTTTAGATCCGGCGCAGCCGCAGATACTGCAAAATCTCTCTACCTCAATGTCGAACCTGAGCACGATGGAGCGCGAGCAGGTGCCACCTGTGCCGTCGCCCTCTTCGCCGCCCCCGCCGGCGCCCACGTTGCCCTTGACAAAGCCAGTACCAGTGCGCGTTCAGCCGATCAAGTCCTCGCCGCCAGTCCAGAGGAACTCGATCACGTCGACCAGCCAGATCAGAGCGAATCTGCAGGCGAACAACAGCTTGAACCAACGCGCGTCCAAGAACTTCGCGTCCATACCGCCGTTAAGGCAGAGCATCACGCCGCTGCCCGGCAAGAGAATAAGCGCCAATGATCAAGCGGTGCTCACGTCGTCTCAACCCTTAGGGCCGCAAAGATCGAACTCGACCCTGACGCCGCGTGTCGCACCGATGGCCGCGGTGATCCCCGTGATGGACGACGGTAAGCTGAAGAGTAGAGTGCCTAGTCCGGATTCACCGAAGCATTATTTGAGGAGGCAGCACAGCAGCAGGGACGGCGAGCAGGGTTACGAAAGCGACTATCCTGTACAGTACGTAGCTATAAggatcattttatatatagaaatgtaGGAAACAAATATCatgaatatttacaaaatgctagaaataaataaaaataaataaatgtcaaataattataaatttgcacgaaaattgatagaaaaagATCTTTTTCCGCAGAATACATTTGTG
This window of the Linepithema humile isolate Giens D197 chromosome 1, Lhum_UNIL_v1.0, whole genome shotgun sequence genome carries:
- the LOC105679901 gene encoding angio-associated migratory cell protein isoform X2, with protein sequence MFYANVAKWCGAQNIHVGDIVPRFNQPNLIDTLFAIKRGARVRNMIPPPPPEMNPILDEEMILGEEDVDEIIDMGDIEKVDSSSEDESGTFSGHDILENDLPRDDAMRVYCPYKPEEDIKHSIFSCSLSKNGELAVIGDENDRAYVFNIITGEIIIDCGLDHKDSVIFTEFNYNDKYVATADMSGVIQLWQISNKSCIWSTNLYDDITWVKWHHSANVLLVSVASGEIHILKIGNIEAHKIIPRGYGNGDVPFAGVILADGKRAALGYRNGTICVIDLKVNKVLSTTPGDPTGLHGHSDTIIALDCHTDDNLLISISQGGKTMLSTAHNGKIISILQDLNSNKTEISEAGDSDSERRFSLEAAAFCKDPTFPVAATGIIDYEDSDKGRIYIWDVSRQVLRHEIKQEAGVTRLVWTNTSIFFTGGLDGILRCFDAKAGCHLRSFLGHTNTILDLHISCEGKKVVTSSDDGTARIFDISSLY
- the LOC105679901 gene encoding angio-associated migratory cell protein isoform X1 → MIPPPPPEMNPILDEEMILGEEDVDEIIDMGDIEKVDSSSEDESGTFSGHDILENDLPRDDAMRVYCPYKPEEDIKHSIFSCSLSKNGELAVIGDENDRAYVFNIITGEIIIDCGLDHKDSVIFTEFNYNDKYVATADMSGVIQLWQISNKSCIWSTNLYDDITWVKWHHSANVLLVSVASGEIHILKIGNIEAHKIIPRGYGNGDVPFAGVILADGKRAALGYRNGTICVIDLKVNKVLSTTPGDPTGLHGHSDTIIALDCHTDDNLLISISQGGKTMLSTAHNGKIISILQDLNSNKTEISEAGDSDSERRFSLEAAAFCKDPTFPVAATGIIDYEDSDKGRIYIWDVSRQVLRHEIKQEAGVTRLVWTNTSIFFTGGLDGILRCFDAKAGCHLRSFLGHTNTILDLHISCEGKKVVTSSDDGTARIFDISSLY
- the LOC105679902 gene encoding UPF0598 protein CG30010; translated protein: MTSIFGIRFGFIASQKCHLHKTLRRNYVTYIQGQSPQPRVREYFYYIDHQGMLFLDDVRIRNFTSCFKDKKFLAFFFKHLKKNTTGRYMDDFPFLSICGVERNYIRCDDLPLVFTKVIQRHNAETSTEKDWFSYAHADDLLMVPFEPEKLFMNINTGRVYHPAPEKAGGIGLVRSNLAIEFSTFFDFENGEENAPTHFKWRCKRYKLETDWYKNKLPRSCYTKIL
- the LOC105679755 gene encoding katanin p80 WD40 repeat-containing subunit B1-like isoform X2; protein product: MASSTRRSWKLQEFVAHTPNVNCLALGHKSGRVLVTGGEDKKVNLWAVGKQNCIMSLSGHTTSIECVRFGQTEDLVCAGSQTGALKIWDLEHAKLARTLTGHKSGIRCMDFHPYGELLASGSLDTAIKLWDIRRKGCIFTYKGHNRTVNSLKFSPDGQWIASAGEEGMVKLWDLKAGRQLREFSEHRGPAMTVEFHPHEFLLASGSADRTVHFWDLESFQLVSSTEQNSSAIRCLYFSQGGECLFAGSHDVLKVYGWEPGRILDTIPTGWGKVQDIAVAQNQLIGASFHTANVVLYVCDLKKIAPLGGISAVSSPFSHGNSLRKSFSRERPIGLKKHTLEVRTIEEADKSGTDPEDEATFADIPNVTDYRDIFQPSRAYPAQPQILQNLSTSMSNLSTMEREQVPPVPSPSSPPPPAPTLPLTKPVPVRVQPIKSSPPVQRNSITSTSQIRANLQANNSLNQRASKNFASIPPLRQSITPLPGKRISANDQAVLTSSQPLGPQRSNSTLTPRVAPMAAVIPVMDDGKLKSRVPSPDSPKHYLRRQHSSRDGEQGYESDYPVQINNIRHSPSDPALNRPNTAQSRSTSLNRNFATSTSTALSARNASTTTRKSLNKAQVPPNPKVDVRVSQIRSNVEDTEKEELVPMSADKPYGLDVENFLPHSYTGSTALGYSTMSVLTEMSEAEVLNSMMRSHESMMAVLKSRHRSLQIIYSLWHNKDLKAAVDSAVAMNDLAIIVDLLGILTLKQSMWNLDLCNSLLGPISDLLQSKYEMYITVACSALRLILRNFAPVIKSNVEAPLHTIGVDVSREERYHKCLSCYEKLTAIRAILLKKQSAPGKLGATFRELAVLIRSLE
- the LOC105679755 gene encoding katanin p80 WD40 repeat-containing subunit B1-like isoform X1, translated to MASSTRRSWKLQEFVAHTPNVNCLALGHKSGRVLVTGGEDKKVNLWAVGKQNCIMSLSGHTTSIECVRFGQTEDLVCAGSQTGALKIWDLEHAKLARTLTGHKSGIRCMDFHPYGELLASGSLDTAIKLWDIRRKGCIFTYKGHNRTVNSLKFSPDGQWIASAGEEGMVKLWDLKAGRQLREFSEHRGPAMTVEFHPHEFLLASGSADRTVHFWDLESFQLVSSTEQNSSAIRCLYFSQGGECLFAGSHDVLKVYGWEPGRILDTIPTGWGKVQDIAVAQNQLIGASFHTANVVLYVCDLKKIAPLGGISAVSSPFSHGNSLRKSFSRERPIGLKKHTLEVRTIEEADKSGTDPEDEATFADIPNVTDYRDIFQPSRALSRTPPPESLEAFQEPHDIDPAQPQILQNLSTSMSNLSTMEREQVPPVPSPSSPPPPAPTLPLTKPVPVRVQPIKSSPPVQRNSITSTSQIRANLQANNSLNQRASKNFASIPPLRQSITPLPGKRISANDQAVLTSSQPLGPQRSNSTLTPRVAPMAAVIPVMDDGKLKSRVPSPDSPKHYLRRQHSSRDGEQGYESDYPVQINNIRHSPSDPALNRPNTAQSRSTSLNRNFATSTSTALSARNASTTTRKSLNKAQVPPNPKVDVRVSQIRSNVEDTEKEELVPMSADKPYGLDVENFLPHSYTGSTALGYSTMSVLTEMSEAEVLNSMMRSHESMMAVLKSRHRSLQIIYSLWHNKDLKAAVDSAVAMNDLAIIVDLLGILTLKQSMWNLDLCNSLLGPISDLLQSKYEMYITVACSALRLILRNFAPVIKSNVEAPLHTIGVDVSREERYHKCLSCYEKLTAIRAILLKKQSAPGKLGATFRELAVLIRSLE